One window of the Quadrisphaera setariae genome contains the following:
- a CDS encoding Gfo/Idh/MocA family protein produces the protein MPDPTTRPTGDGGERSVRLGIIGTGAEGSAYAQLLLDGRVPGARLGAVADLSPERRAAAAAWGVPVHESSDALLASGDADAVVVCVPHYLHPEIAIAALRAGVHVLVEKPAGVHTSQVAELNEVAAAHPELTFAMMFNQRSNPLFRRVKEIVETGEIGAVRRSSWTITTWWRPQGYYEQSAWRATWGGEGGGVLVNQAPHQLDLWQWICGVPQSVFAKVAYGFRRDIAVEDEVVAVVDHGDGVTGTFTTAVHDLVGTDRFEILGDRGKVVVEGSKSATVTRLVDDERAISDGMSAEQVRDLFRGGFDPSTLYTQEVLEFPVEFWAQHAGVMENFAANVLHGTPLIAPGSEGIRGVRLANAIHLSSWLGREVPLDFDEDVYLRELNARIRAEGTFPERRARLAP, from the coding sequence GTGCCCGACCCGACCACTCGACCCACCGGCGACGGCGGCGAGCGCAGCGTCCGCCTCGGCATCATCGGCACCGGCGCTGAGGGCAGCGCGTACGCGCAGCTGCTGCTCGACGGGCGCGTGCCGGGCGCGAGGCTCGGCGCCGTCGCCGACCTCAGCCCCGAGCGTCGCGCGGCCGCCGCCGCGTGGGGCGTCCCGGTGCACGAGAGCTCCGACGCACTGCTGGCCAGCGGAGACGCGGACGCCGTCGTCGTCTGCGTCCCCCACTACCTGCACCCGGAGATCGCCATCGCCGCGCTGCGCGCCGGCGTGCACGTGCTCGTGGAGAAGCCGGCCGGCGTGCACACCTCGCAGGTGGCCGAGCTCAACGAGGTCGCCGCGGCGCACCCCGAGCTGACGTTCGCGATGATGTTCAACCAGCGCAGCAACCCGCTGTTCCGGCGCGTCAAGGAGATCGTCGAGACCGGCGAGATCGGCGCCGTCCGCCGCTCCAGCTGGACCATCACCACGTGGTGGCGCCCCCAGGGGTACTACGAGCAGTCGGCGTGGCGCGCCACGTGGGGCGGTGAGGGCGGCGGCGTGCTGGTCAACCAGGCACCCCACCAGCTCGACCTGTGGCAGTGGATCTGCGGCGTGCCGCAGTCGGTCTTCGCGAAGGTGGCCTACGGGTTCCGGCGCGACATCGCCGTGGAGGACGAGGTGGTCGCCGTGGTCGACCACGGCGACGGCGTCACCGGCACGTTCACCACCGCCGTGCACGACCTCGTCGGCACCGACAGGTTCGAGATCCTCGGTGACCGCGGCAAGGTCGTGGTGGAGGGGTCGAAGAGCGCCACGGTGACGCGCCTCGTCGACGACGAGCGCGCCATCTCCGACGGCATGAGCGCCGAGCAGGTCCGCGACCTGTTCCGCGGCGGTTTCGACCCGAGCACCCTGTACACCCAGGAGGTGCTGGAGTTCCCCGTGGAGTTCTGGGCCCAGCACGCCGGCGTCATGGAGAACTTCGCCGCCAACGTCCTCCACGGCACGCCGCTCATCGCGCCCGGCAGCGAAGGCATCAGGGGTGTCCGCCTGGCCAACGCGATCCACCTGTCGAGCTGGCTCGGCCGGGAGGTGCCGCTCGACTTCGACGAGGACGTGTACCTGCGCGAGCTCAACGCCCGCATCCGCGCCGAGGGGACCTTCCCCGAGCGCCGCGCCCGCCTCGCTCCCTGA
- the uxaC gene encoding glucuronate isomerase produces MATAAPLQLHADRLLPCDPVVRDVARRLHLQVRDLPVVSPHGHVPASWLAEDAPFRDPTSLLITPDHYVTRLLHAHGVDLADLGVGRSEADGPLDEAASRRAFRLLCSHWSVYRGTPVRYWLEVQLAELFGVRVRPSADTADEIYDEVAAALADEAFRPRALYDRFGIEVLATTDDPCDDLAAHHALTEDPTWHGRVVPTFRPDRYLEVGAPGWNALADRLGEVSRVGTGTWAGFLAALQDRRDHFRAHGAVSADHSHADARADKLTQPEASDLFDLARRGELTPAGATALRRHLVWEMARMSAEDGLVMTLHPGVHRDHHTPTAARFGHDVGCDIPRTVEFPAALKPVLDDFGTHPVFQLVLFTLDETTFSREVAPLAGFYPSVYAGAPWWFLDAPDAIRRYRAAVTETAGFSKTSGFIDDTRAFCSIPARHDMARRLDAGHLAQLVVEHRLEEDEAAETIVDLTTTTPRKAFRL; encoded by the coding sequence ATGGCCACCGCCGCGCCGCTGCAGCTGCACGCGGACCGCCTCCTGCCCTGCGACCCGGTGGTCCGCGACGTCGCCCGTCGGCTCCACCTGCAGGTGCGTGACCTGCCGGTCGTCTCGCCGCACGGCCACGTACCGGCGTCCTGGCTGGCCGAAGACGCCCCTTTCCGCGACCCGACGTCGCTGCTCATCACGCCCGACCACTACGTCACCCGCCTCCTGCACGCGCACGGCGTGGACCTCGCCGACCTCGGGGTCGGCCGCTCCGAGGCTGATGGTCCGCTGGACGAGGCCGCCTCCCGCCGGGCGTTCCGCCTGCTGTGCTCGCACTGGTCGGTCTACCGCGGCACGCCCGTGCGGTACTGGCTGGAGGTCCAGCTCGCCGAGCTCTTCGGGGTGCGGGTGCGCCCCTCCGCAGACACCGCCGACGAGATCTACGACGAGGTGGCAGCCGCCCTGGCTGACGAGGCGTTCCGCCCGCGGGCGCTGTACGACAGGTTTGGCATCGAGGTGCTCGCCACCACCGACGACCCCTGCGACGACCTCGCCGCTCACCACGCCCTCACGGAAGACCCCACCTGGCACGGCCGCGTGGTGCCGACGTTCCGCCCCGACAGGTACCTCGAGGTGGGCGCACCGGGGTGGAACGCCCTGGCCGACCGGCTGGGCGAGGTCTCCCGAGTGGGGACCGGCACCTGGGCGGGGTTCCTCGCCGCCCTGCAGGACCGGCGCGACCACTTCCGCGCGCACGGCGCGGTCTCGGCCGACCACAGCCACGCCGACGCCCGCGCCGACAAGCTCACCCAGCCCGAGGCGAGCGACCTGTTCGACCTGGCCCGCAGGGGCGAGCTCACACCGGCGGGGGCCACGGCGCTGCGCCGCCACCTCGTGTGGGAGATGGCGCGCATGTCCGCCGAGGACGGCCTGGTCATGACGCTGCACCCGGGCGTGCACCGAGACCACCACACCCCCACGGCAGCGCGGTTCGGCCACGACGTGGGCTGCGACATCCCGCGGACCGTGGAGTTCCCGGCCGCGCTGAAGCCGGTGCTGGACGACTTCGGCACCCACCCCGTCTTCCAGCTGGTGCTGTTCACCCTCGACGAGACGACGTTCTCCCGCGAGGTCGCGCCGCTGGCCGGCTTCTACCCGTCGGTGTACGCCGGCGCGCCGTGGTGGTTCCTCGACGCCCCCGACGCCATCCGCCGCTACCGCGCCGCCGTCACCGAGACGGCCGGCTTCTCCAAGACGTCGGGCTTCATCGACGACACCCGGGCGTTCTGCTCCATCCCCGCCCGCCACGACATGGCCCGCCGCCTCGACGCCGGGCACCTCGCGCAGCTGGTGGTGGAGCACCGCCTCGAGGAGGACGAGGCGGCCGAGACCATCGTCGACCTGACGACCACCACCCCCCGGAAGGCCTTCCGCCTGTGA
- a CDS encoding cysteine hydrolase produces the protein MPVRPDHAVTATDSGGLDARVHDWSIAQREYERMEARRGRRHAYTHLDPARTALVVIDVMPFFVDEPDLPHCRGVLPQIVALAEALRAAGGTTAWVVSPGTGTPPTPAAVEFFGQRVADLYAASGGGGSPRERLWPGFDVHPEDLVVEKTAASAFFPDRCDLPQLLEDRDIDTVVITGMVTNVCCESSARDAATLGYRVVFVADANAAVDDTAQNATLTTVYRTFGDVRTTADVLEMVCG, from the coding sequence ATGCCGGTCCGACCTGACCACGCCGTCACCGCGACCGACTCCGGCGGGCTGGACGCAAGGGTCCACGACTGGTCGATCGCCCAGCGCGAGTACGAGCGGATGGAGGCCCGCCGCGGCCGCCGGCACGCCTACACGCACCTCGACCCGGCTCGCACAGCGCTCGTGGTCATCGATGTGATGCCCTTCTTCGTCGACGAGCCGGACCTGCCCCACTGCCGCGGGGTCCTGCCTCAGATCGTCGCTCTGGCCGAGGCGCTGCGCGCCGCCGGCGGCACCACCGCCTGGGTGGTCTCCCCGGGCACGGGGACGCCGCCCACGCCCGCGGCCGTGGAGTTCTTCGGCCAGCGGGTGGCGGACCTGTACGCCGCCTCCGGTGGCGGCGGGAGCCCACGAGAGCGGCTGTGGCCCGGATTCGACGTCCACCCCGAGGACCTGGTCGTGGAGAAGACCGCAGCCAGCGCCTTCTTCCCCGACCGCTGCGACCTGCCCCAGCTGCTGGAGGACCGCGACATCGACACGGTGGTCATCACGGGGATGGTCACCAACGTCTGCTGCGAGTCGTCCGCTCGCGACGCCGCAACACTCGGCTACCGGGTCGTCTTCGTCGCCGACGCCAACGCTGCCGTCGACGACACCGCCCAGAACGCCACGCTCACGACCGTCTACCGCACGTTCGGCGACGTCCGCACCACGGCGGACGTCCTGGAGATGGTCTGCGGCTGA
- a CDS encoding YceI family protein → MHAPIPDVQPPHAAHGGEGRAPHLPTGAAGARVHGSVLTRDGWPLPAASVTLLATDGTGSARTTSGADGRFVLTQVETGPATLLVACAGHEPHALSIAVQSPGATRPEDVVVDVGELRLARVGAEELPEAGRWKIDPDHTSLVATAHHLGLSAVSGRLSVVEGVIEVAEVFSGSSVEVRIDAASVDSGVAARDAHLRSADFLDAENHRWITYEGRGLLPDGAGGWQLDGHLTLNGTARPVPLRLRCTGTGTDPWGGHRVAFQATAQLSRDDFAMRWREAFGLGVAIFGTTLRITIDLEAVRET, encoded by the coding sequence GTGCACGCCCCGATCCCGGACGTCCAGCCGCCGCACGCCGCCCACGGCGGCGAGGGCCGCGCACCGCACCTGCCGACCGGAGCCGCAGGTGCGCGCGTCCACGGGTCGGTCCTGACCCGTGACGGCTGGCCGCTGCCCGCGGCCTCGGTCACCCTCCTGGCCACCGACGGCACGGGCAGCGCGCGGACCACCAGCGGCGCGGACGGCCGGTTCGTCCTGACCCAGGTGGAGACCGGCCCGGCGACCCTGCTGGTCGCCTGCGCCGGGCACGAGCCCCACGCCCTGTCCATCGCGGTGCAGTCCCCCGGCGCCACCCGGCCCGAGGACGTGGTCGTGGACGTCGGAGAGCTGCGCCTGGCCCGTGTGGGCGCAGAGGAGCTCCCTGAGGCCGGACGCTGGAAGATCGACCCCGACCACACCTCGCTGGTCGCCACCGCCCACCACCTGGGCCTGTCCGCGGTCAGCGGGCGCCTGTCCGTGGTGGAGGGGGTCATCGAGGTGGCGGAGGTCTTCAGCGGCTCCTCGGTGGAGGTGCGCATCGACGCCGCCAGCGTCGACTCCGGCGTCGCGGCCCGGGACGCGCACCTGCGCAGCGCCGACTTCCTCGACGCCGAGAACCACCGGTGGATCACCTACGAGGGGCGGGGTCTGCTGCCCGACGGTGCCGGGGGGTGGCAGCTGGACGGTCACCTGACGCTCAACGGGACCGCCCGTCCGGTGCCGCTGCGGCTGCGGTGCACCGGCACCGGGACCGACCCCTGGGGTGGTCACCGGGTCGCCTTCCAGGCCACCGCGCAGCTGAGCCGCGACGACTTCGCGATGAGGTGGAGGGAGGCCTTCGGCCTGGGAGTGGCGATCTTCGGCACCACCCTGCGCATCACCATCGACCTCGAGGCCGTCCGCGAGACCTGA
- a CDS encoding mannitol dehydrogenase family protein: MTTTTAETTARTRLARSLPDAPPAPPVRLVHLGLGNFFRAHQAWYTAHASDAPDWGYAAFTGRRPDAADVLAPQDGLYTLLVRHPDGDAAEVVGSVAQVHAASEHATYLELLRRPEVAVVTTTLTESAYLVRADGHLAVDDDALAADLAALRADLTAPVSTLPARLLAGLAARRAAGAGPVTVLPCDNLPHNGTVARTGVLELAALVDSSAGAGLAAWVHEHVDFASSMVDRITPATTDDDVRAAAEATGLADAAPVPTEPFTEWVLAGAFPAGRPAWESAGALVVDDARPYEQRKLWLLNGSHSLLAYGASLRGRTTVAEAIADPVCRGWVEEYWDEACRHLPMPAEELTTYRSALLDRYSNPRVRHLLAQIASGGSLKLPVRIVPTLLAERAAGRSPVGAARAVAAWVWHLRGRGTPVEDPGAEAAQAAARSGDGSVAAVLELLRTGLTDDDELVRLVAEQVDALA, translated from the coding sequence GTGACCACGACCACCGCGGAGACGACCGCGCGCACGCGCCTGGCTCGCTCCCTGCCCGACGCGCCGCCCGCCCCTCCGGTGCGGCTGGTGCACCTCGGGCTCGGCAACTTCTTCCGCGCCCACCAGGCCTGGTACACCGCGCACGCCTCCGACGCCCCGGACTGGGGCTACGCCGCGTTCACCGGTCGCCGCCCCGACGCCGCTGACGTGCTGGCTCCGCAGGACGGGTTGTACACGCTGCTCGTGCGCCACCCCGACGGCGACGCCGCGGAGGTCGTCGGCTCGGTGGCTCAGGTGCACGCCGCCAGCGAGCACGCGACCTACCTGGAGCTGCTGCGCCGGCCGGAGGTCGCCGTCGTCACCACCACGCTGACGGAGTCCGCGTACCTCGTGCGCGCGGACGGGCACCTCGCCGTCGACGACGACGCGCTCGCGGCCGACCTCGCGGCGCTGCGCGCCGACCTCACCGCGCCGGTGTCGACGCTGCCCGCCCGATTGCTCGCCGGCCTGGCGGCGCGCCGCGCTGCGGGGGCCGGTCCGGTCACGGTGCTCCCGTGCGACAACCTCCCGCACAACGGGACGGTGGCGCGCACGGGCGTGCTGGAGCTCGCGGCCCTGGTCGACTCCAGCGCTGGTGCAGGGCTGGCCGCGTGGGTGCACGAGCACGTCGACTTCGCCTCGAGCATGGTCGACCGGATCACTCCCGCCACCACCGACGACGACGTGCGCGCCGCCGCCGAAGCCACCGGCCTGGCTGACGCCGCGCCCGTGCCCACCGAGCCGTTCACCGAGTGGGTGCTGGCCGGCGCGTTCCCCGCCGGGCGCCCGGCGTGGGAGAGCGCGGGTGCGCTCGTCGTCGACGACGCCAGGCCCTACGAGCAGCGCAAGCTGTGGCTGCTCAACGGCTCGCACTCGCTGCTCGCCTACGGCGCGTCCCTGCGGGGGCGCACCACCGTGGCCGAGGCCATCGCCGACCCGGTCTGCCGCGGCTGGGTGGAGGAGTACTGGGACGAGGCGTGCCGGCACCTGCCGATGCCGGCCGAGGAGCTGACGACCTACCGGTCAGCACTGCTGGATCGCTACTCGAACCCGCGGGTGCGGCACCTTCTGGCCCAGATCGCCTCCGGCGGGTCGCTGAAGCTGCCGGTGCGGATCGTGCCGACGCTCCTGGCGGAGCGTGCGGCCGGGCGCTCACCTGTCGGCGCTGCCCGCGCCGTGGCGGCGTGGGTCTGGCACCTGCGCGGCCGAGGGACGCCGGTCGAGGACCCGGGCGCGGAGGCCGCGCAGGCTGCGGCGCGCTCCGGCGACGGGAGCGTCGCCGCGGTGCTGGAGCTGCTGCGGACCGGTCTCACCGACGACGACGAGCTGGTGCGCCTGGTGGCCGAGCAGGTCGACGCTCTCGCCTGA